A genomic region of Aspergillus oryzae RIB40 DNA, chromosome 1 contains the following coding sequences:
- a CDS encoding DUF2841 domain-containing protein (predicted protein), producing MSMTSPEYSMDAIGQPIAAKEEEQPQMLPYHDMTRSKAPTTTTFNFPYPHFALLYINRNGELGVEASSSIASYEKTIFTHDVKERFLKSATVGWQSDLQSYHANSVSHMDGDVKPFLSNTPFTLQQQHHNHHHNQAGWYQPELIPCEWQSLQNKRHRRNLRRVSSDVRRDSDSDSPGATIRWTALRLGQKNLLRTYYEKAFENFQQLNCRAIAKAFVKLVEPRKQVNHPYNGRKTTAGSSQRVDPELTKPKWWPTGVTHREPDHLLKAERIRLLVHILCELKDSHGITADKLKDAGQDVRRQIMPAERLRVLDEIYYVREMEELYLDGKISMTPLTYLTTRRFGRTNH from the exons ATGAGTATGACCAGTCCAGAGTACAGTATGGATGCGATAGGTCAGCCCATAGctgcgaaagaagaagagcagccGCAGATGCTTCCATATCACGATATGACTCGGTCGAAGGCACCG ACGACTACCACATTCAACTTCCCTTACCCACACTTCGCTCTGTTATACATCAACCGCAATGGAGAACTCGGCGTGGAGGCTTCGTCTTCTATCGCGAGTTATGAGAAAACTATCTTCACGCACGACGTCAAGGAAAGGTTTCTCAAATCGGCCACGGTCGGATGGCAGTCTGATTTGCAAAGCTATCACGCCA ACTCCGTGAGTCACATGGACGGCGATGTCAAACCCTTTTTGTCCAATACTCCCTTCACTttacaacaacaacaccataACCACCACCATAATCAGGCAGGCTGGTATCAGCCTGAGCTCATTCCTTGCGAATGGCAGTCACTGCAGAACAAGCGTCATAGGCGGAACCTTAGGCGCGTGAGCTCCGATGTCCGTCGTGATTCGGACTCGGATTCTCCTGGCGCAACGATCAGGTGGACGGCACTTCGACTTGGGCAAAAGAATCTTTTAAGGACTTACTATGAAAAAGCATTTGAGAACTTCCAACAGCTCAACTGCAGAGCAATTGCAAAGGCCTTCGTCAAACTAGTCGAGCCGCGCAAGCAAGTCAACCACCCATACAATGGACGAAAGACTACCGCAGGATCGTCTCAGCGAGTAGATCCAGAATTGACGAAGCCAAAATGGTGGCCGACAGGTGTCACACATAGGGAGCCCGATCATCTCCTGAAAGCTG AACGAATTCGTCTCCTTGTACACATTTTGTGCGAATTGAAAGATAGTCATGGAATAACAGCAGATAAACTCAAAGATGCCGGACAAGATGTACGGCGACAGATCATGCCGGCAGAGCGGTTACGTGTATTGGATGAGATTTACTATGTTCGAGAGATGGAAGAGCTCTACCTAGACGGGAAAATCAGTATGACTCCCTTGACATACCTCACTACTAGGAGATTCGGTAGGACTAACCACTGA
- a CDS encoding cohesin subunit SMC1 (structural maintenance of chromosome protein 1 (sister chromatid cohesion complex Cohesin, subunit SMC1)) produces the protein MGKLIRLELFNFKSYKGHHTLLFGDAYFTSIIGPNGSGKSNSMDAISFVLGIKSSHLRSTNLRDLVYRGRVLRTSKLDADGNVIDEEPNGQDHAEDGVDGEQSQDPSGSNDPKTAWVMAVYEDDAGEEQQWRRSITSQGVSEYRINNRIVTAQQYNEALEAENILIRARNFLVFQGDVEAIASQSPKDLTRLIEQISGSLEYKAEYERLKAEAEEAAEQQTVQLNRRRAINSEIKQYQEQKREAENYARKAEERDQAIITHILWKLFHFQRMIDDSSAEILKYQDELKEYRRGVEKYEKNVEDAKREHAGVGREVAKAEKNIAKKEKDIEEAANDLVPIDEKVDITMKKVERFASRIAEIGKERDSQSANVKRLEKDLKVVEKAQSQWEAEWQKTMTKQGVQLSEADQQEYNKLKEEVNKRSSAEQLNLDNLRRQMKTEAEAHNSLKSKFESTEWQLKTLESDTRSLTERRSSIKDTVKTTSKDIERKKKELNALTSERLRVSQMRTELEEKLQVVLKKLLEADDGKKQTEREIRTKELISTLKRIFPGVKGRVSDLCKPKQKKYADAVSTVLGRHFDAIVVDNEKTAKECIQHLRDQRAGQATFIPLETIQVKAFNSNLKGMHRGMRPAIETVDYDDSVSRAISYACGNAIVCDDLATAKYLCYEKHVDAKAVTLDGTVIHKGGLMTGGRGPQQNSKRWEDSEVENLFKLKDKLMADLANLPKGHRRGTEEETLQGELVGLEQRLAYAQEELKALERNLQSKHTELDFVKRQLEEVKPKYVEKQEELAELEQTITTSQETVSNVEDEVYRKFCKRLGYSNIREYEVQQGSLHEEAAQKKLEFTTQKSRIENQLSFEKQRLQATLDRIASLQTQHQRDQDMIEELKQEQEGIRNQLDEYNAELEILRERLEQQKESYAQSAENLTQHRRELQRRSRDVEATLKNVNALEAEVQRNSSSRYALLRRCKLEDIDVPLTEGSNPLDQLPIDELVQAADPDAMDVDEDANGGADGAFTVQDYGIEVDFDSLGETLKEESDEKLEEELLDKIRSLNSELDKMAPNTRAMERLESVENKLRSTEKDFDESRKHARKTKEDFEEVMRQRSELFNKAFTHISEQIQPIYRDLTKSSNYPLGGQAYLDIEDSDEPYLDGIKYHAMPPLKRFRDMEHLSGGEKTMAALALLFAIHSYQPSPFFVLDEVDAALDNTNVARIANYIHDHAAPGMQFIVISLKTGLFQNSEALVGIYRDQTENSSKSLTLDIVFPGYAFLMNADQCEVDLQR, from the exons ATGGGGAAGCTCATCAGGCTCGAGCTTTTTA ACTTCAAATCATACAAGGGACACCATACCCTTCTTTTCGGCGATGCCTATTTCACTTCTATTATCGGGCCCAACGGGTCCGGAAAGTCCAACTC GATGGATGCTATTTCCTTTGTGCTAGGAATTAAGTCTTCTCACTTGCGATCTACGAACCTTCGCGATCTTGTCTACCGCGGTCGTGTCCTGCGCACCTCGAAACTCGATGCTGATGGTAATGTTATCGACGAAGAACCGAACGGACAGGATCACGCCGAAGATGGAGTTGACGGCGAACAATCACAAGACCCTAGCGGATCGAATGATCCTAAAACAGCATGGGTTATGGCAGTCTACGAGGATGATGCCGGTGAGGAGCAACAATGGCGACGATCGATTACGAGCCAGGGAGTCAGCGAATACCGTATCAACAACCGCATCGTGACCGCGCAGCAATATAACGAGGCGCTTGAGGCGGAGAATATCTTGATTAGAGCGCGCAACTTCTTGGTCTTCCAGGGTGATGTGGAGGCGATCGCGTCACAATCACCAAAAGATCTTACCCGGCTGATTGAGCAGATCTCTGGGAGCCTCGAATACAAGGCTGAGTACGAGCGTCTCAAAGCGGAGGCAGAGGAGGCAGCGGAGCAACAGACAGTCCAGCTTAATCGTCGGCGAGCCATCAATTCCGAGATCAAGCAATACCAAGAACAGAAGCGGGAGGCCGAGAATTATGCTCGTAAAGCGGAGGAGCGCGACCAAGCTATCATCACTCACATCCTCTGGAAGCTCTTCCATTTCCAGCGCATGATCGACGATTCCAGTGCAGAGATCTTGAAGTACCAAGATGAACTCAAGGAGTATCGTCGGGGCGTTGAGAAGTACGAAAAGAACGTCGAGGATGCTAAGAGGGAGCACGCGGGCGTTGGTCGAGAGGTAGCAAAGGCCGAGAAAAACATcgcgaagaaagagaaggatatcgaGGAAGCCGCCAATGACTTGGTCCCGATTGACGAGAAAGTCGACATTACTATGAAAAAAGTAGAACGATTTGCCTCTCGAATCGCAGAGATTGGCAAGGAGCGAGACTCGCAGTCGGCCAATGTCAAGCGTCTCGAGAAAGACCTTAAAGTCGTTGAAAAGGCACAATCTCAGTGGGAAGCAGAGTGGCAAAAGACAATGACCAAACAAGGCGTTCAACTGAGCGAGGCTGATCAGCAAGAATACAACAAACTGAAAGAGGAAGTCAACAAGCGATCGTCTGCGGAGCAGTTGAACCTCGACAATCTACGGCGCCAAATGAAGACTGAAGCCGAAGCCCACAACAGCCTTAAAAGCAAGTTTGAAAGTACCGAGTGGCAGCTCAAGACTTTAGAATCGGATACACGCTCATTGACTGAGCGTAGGTCGTCCATCAAGGATACGGTCAAAACTACATCTAAGGACATCGaacgcaagaagaaggagctgaacgCACTCACTTCCGAGCGGCTGCGTGTTTCGCAGATGAGGACTGAACTTGAGGAGAAGCTACAAGTTGTCTTGAAGAAACTTCTTGAAGCTGATGACGGCAAGAAGCAGACTGAGAGGGAGATCAGAACAAAGGAGCTGATCTCGACCTTGAAGCGTATCTTCCCTGGTGTAAAAGGCCGCGTCAGTGACCTATGCAAGCCGAAACAGAAAAAATACGCCGACGCTGTTAGCACTGTTCTTGGCCGTCACTTTGATGCTATTGTTGTTGACAACGAGAAAACTGCCAAGGAGTGTATCCAGCATCTTCGTGATCAGAGAGCCGGCCAGGCTACCTTTATTCCTTTGGAAACTATTCAAGTTAAGGCATTCAATTCTAACCTAAAGGGAATGCACAGAGGAATGCGCCCAGCGATTGAAACAGTGGATTATGATGACTCCGTGTCCAGGGCTATCAGCTACGCATGCGGAAACGCCATTGTGTGTGATGACTTGGCGACAGCCAAGTATCTCTGCTACGAAAAACATGTGGATGCGAAGGCCGTCACTCTCGACGGTACAGTGATCCACAAGGGCGGCCTGATGACTGGTGGCCGAGGCCCTCAGCAGAACTCGAAGCGCTGGGAAGATTCCGAGGTAGAGAATCTATTCAAACTCAAGGACAAATTGATGGCCGACCTTGCCAATCTGCCCAAGGGCCACCGCCGGGgtaccgaagaagaaacgcTACAAGGAGAGCTGGTTGGTCTTGAACAGCGCTTAGCGTATGCCCAAGAGGAGCTCAAGGCGCTTGAGAGGAATCTTCAAAGCAAGCACACTGAATTGGACTTTGTTAAGCGCCAGCTCGAGGAGGTGAAGCCCAAGTACGTGGAGAAGCAGGAAGAACTGGCGGAGCTTGAACAGACAATCACAACATCGCAAGAAACCGTCAGCaacgttgaagatgaggtctATCGTAAATTCTGCAAGCGCCTTGGGTACAGCAACATTCGTGAATATGAAGTTCAACAGGGATCCCTGCATGAAGAGGCTGCCCAGAAGAAACTTGAGTTCACAACCCAAAAGAGCAGAATTGAGAATCAGCTCAGTTTTGAGAAGCAGCGTCTCCAGGCCACTCTTGATCGAATTGCCAGTCTGCAAACTCAACACCAGCGTGACCAGGATATGATCGAAGAGctcaaacaagaacaagagggCATTCGTAACCAACTGGACGAGTATAACGCGGAGCTCGAAATTCTTCGTGAGCGTCTCGAGCAGCAGAAGGAATCTTACGCACAATCCGCCGAGAACCTCACACAACATCGTAGAGAGCTTCAAAGACGCAGCAGAGATGTGGAAGCTACCTTGAAGAATGTAAATGCATTGGAAGCAGAGGTCCAGCGTAACTCATCCAGCCGATacgctcttcttcggcgctGCAAACTTGAGGATATTGACGTCCCATTGACCGAGGGATCAAACCCGCTAGACCAGCTTCCTATTGATGAGCTTGTACAGGCAGCTGACCCTGACGcaatggatgttgatgaagacGCGAATGGTGGCGCTGACGGCGCTTTCACTGTTCAGGACTATGGTATTGAGGTTGATTTCGACTCTCTGGGCGAAACACTCAAGGAG GAGTCTgacgagaagcttgaagagGAGTTACTAGATAAAATTCGGTCTTTGAATAGTGAACTTGACAAAATGGCTCCCAATACCCGTGCAATGGAACGGCTGGAGAGTGTCGAGAACAAACTCCGAAGCACAGAGAAAGACTTTGATGAATCACGAAAACACGCCCGAAAGACCAAAGAGGACTTCGAGGAAGTGATGCGCCAACGATCAGAGCTGTTCAACAAGGCGTTCACTCACATATCGGAGCAAATCCAGCCCATCTATCGCGACTTGACAAAGAGTAGCAACTATCCATTAGGTGGACAAGC GTATCTGGACATCGAGGATTCAGATGAGCCATATCTTGATGGTATCAAGTACCATGCCATGCCACCGCTTAAGCGTTTCCGAGACATGGAGCACCTCTCTGGTGGTGAGAAAACCATGGCGGCCTTGGCTCTCCTATTTGCCATCCATTCGTACCAGCCATCACCGTTCTTCGTGCTAGACGAAGTTGATGCTGCCCTCGACAACACTAATGTCGCTCGGATTGCGAACTACATTCATGATCACGCTGCTCCGGGTATGCAGTTTATCGTCATCAGTTTGAAGACTGGTCTCTTCCAGAACAGTGAGGCCTTGGTTGGAATTTACCGAGATCAGACGGAGAACAGCAGTAAATCCTTGACCCTTGAT ATCGTCTTCCCCGGATACGCGTTTTTAATGAACGCAGATCAGTGCGAGGTCGATCTTCAGAGATAG
- a CDS encoding uncharacterized protein (predicted protein): MFARSFAFRAFSPQCPRTFMTPGSSVSSPTWRYFTSSAVRTKAAVKVKPQYSPPQFKAPPQTEQSLKFAGRRAEGFGKLERKVAKEGQVLLFQAPSHRSYVLGAYGISAFCFAYSVYNSNVVFRDPIIPLPMWQQALFGGICVMMSVMGTVFLFKTGRLIKAVNAVQSNGQTYLRFTVRSFIPFKKPFEFDALPHQVAFSRRLVVTHDSVARMQHAEAAQNGNVSFFKAPLKKTSMLLWRLFRSVRQLFTQEDFILLEVEGQKGVMRMDSAGFVSQDFLVIGNPVSYRR, encoded by the coding sequence ATGTTTGCAAGATCTTTTGCTTTCCGGGCATTTTCGCCGCAATGTCCCAGGACCTTTATGACCCCCGGATCGTCGGTGTCAAGCCCAACTTGGAGATACTTCACTTCAAGCGCTGTTCGAACAAAGGCCGCGGTTAAAGTCAAGCCACAGTATAGCCCTCCGCAATTCAAAGCGCCTCCGCAAACCGAGCAAAGCCTGAAATTTGCTGGACGACGAGCAGAGGGTTTCGGAAAATTAGAGCGAAAGGTCGCGAAAGAGGGACAGGTATTACTTTTCCAAGCGCCATCACATCGCAGCTATGTTCTAGGTGCCTACGGCATTTCAGCGTTTTGCTTCGCTTATTCCGTATACAACTCCAACGTTGTCTTTCGCGATCCGATAATACCTCTTCCAATGTGGCAGCAGGCTCTTTTTGGCGGTATCTGCGTCATGATGAGCGTCATGGGTACCGTGTTCCTCTTCAAAACTGGACGGCTGATCAAAGCAGTCAATGCCGTTCAATCTAACGGACAGACATATCTCCGCTTCACTGTTCGGAGCTTCATTCCTTTCAAGAAGCCATTTGAGTTCGATGCTTTACCCCATCAAGTAGCGTTTTCTCGTCGGCTAGTTGTGACGCATGACTCTGTGGCTCGCATGCAGCATGCAGAGGCCGCTCAAAATGGGAACGTGAGTTTCTTCAAAGCGCCTTTAAAGAAGACGAGCATGCTCCTTTGGAGACTATTCCGATCTGTTCGGCAATTGTTTACACAGGAAGACTTCATCCTCTTGGAAGTGGAAGGTCAAAAGGGTGTTATGAGGATGGATTCTGCGGGATTCGTATCGCAGGACTTTCTTGTGATTGGCAATCCGGTCAGTTATAGGCGTTAG